From Pochonia chlamydosporia 170 chromosome Unknown PCv3seq00014, whole genome shotgun sequence, a single genomic window includes:
- a CDS encoding xenobiotic compound monooxygenase, DszA family (similar to Neosartorya fischeri NRRL 181 XP_001262943.1), which translates to MVTLNNDASSSGKKKLIINAFVESCSGHQSPGLWQHPDDRSYNFNNVSHWVQLAKLLEEGKFHGIFIADVLGSYDVYKGPKNPDPAVVSGAQWPVNEPLALVPAMAAATKNIGFGVTVATTYEQPYHLARRLSTVDHLSGGRLGWNIVTGYLDSAARNLGFTEQPPHDERYAIAEEYVDVTYKLWQASWRDDAVKLNPKTQTYTDPSLVRTINHTGKYFNVPGPHICQPSPQRTPLILQAGTSSAGKAFAAKNAEAIFVAGHSPSTIAKNIADIRTQARTLFNRDPNSIKFLTLFCPILGKTQEAAESKYREFLSYGSEDGALALFGGWTGIDLAKYGDDEELRHVESNAIRSAVEAWSKSTPEVPKWTKHTVANHIKIGGLGATVVGTAERVADEMERWVREADVDGFNLAYAILPGTFNDIIELLLPVLRQRGLFWEDYAVDGGTYRENLYGTAGQSIPRQDHPASKYHWKEGEQPDLVNRE; encoded by the exons ATGGTAACTTTGAATAATGATGCGTCATCTTcgggcaagaagaagctcatcaTAAACGCATTTGTCGAATCGTGCAGTGGCCACCAGTCTCCGGGACTATGGCAGCACCCCGATGATCGATCTTACAATTTCAATAACGTGTCTCATTGGGTGCAACTTGCGAAGCTCCTTGAAGAGGGAAAGTTCCATGGCATTTTCATAGCTGACGTATTG GGATCCTATGACGTTTACAAGGGTCCAAAGAACCCAGATCCGGCAGTTGTATCTGGAGCACAGTGGCCAGTCAATGAACCCCTTGCGCTTGTCCctgccatggcggcggcaaccaAAAATATTGGCTTCGGAGTCACGGTTGCAACAACCTACGAGCAGCCGTATCACTTGGCTCGACGGCTGAGCACAGTCGATCACCTATCTGGCGGTCGCTTGGGATGGAATATCGTCACCGGATATCTTGATTCTGCTGCCAGAAATCTGGGGTTCACAGAACAACCGCCTCATGATGAGCGCTATGCCATCGCGGAGGAGTATGTTGACGTGACCTACAAGCTATG GCAGGCTTCATGGAGAGACGATGCGGTGAAACTGAATCCGAAAACCCAGACGTATACGGATCCCTCACTCGTTCGAACGATCAATCACACGGGGAAATATTTCAACGTTCCAGGGCCACATATCTGCCAACCATCGCCTCAACGTACTCCCTTGATTCTTCAAGCAGGAACATCCAGCGCCGGCAAAGCTTTTGCTGCCAAAAATGCTGAGGCAATATTCGTTGCCGGGCATAGTCCTTCCACAATTGCCAAGAACATTGCCGACATTCGCACGCAGGCGCGGACCCTGTTCAATCGCGACCCCAACTCCATAAAATTCTTGACGCTGTTTTGCCCAATCCTCGGTAAAACTCAAGAGGCGGCCGAATCAAAGTACCGCGAGTTCCTTAGCTACGGCTCGGAAGACGGTGCTTTGGCCCTCTTTGGCGGTTGGACGGGCATCGATCTCGCCAAGTACGGAGACGATGAAGAACTGCGCCATGTTGAGTCCAATGCCATACGCTCAGCGGTTGAAGCCTGGTCTAAATCCACGCCAGAGGTGCCCAAGTGGACAAAACATACTGTCGCAAATCACATCAAAATTGGAGGGCTAGGTGCCACTGTTGTTGGCACCGCTGAGCGAGTTGCggacgagatggagagatgggTTAGGGAAGCCGATGTGGATGGATTTAATTTGGCATACGCCATTCTTCCAGGGACGTTTAACGACATCATTGAACTGCTTCTGCCCGTTCTGCGCCAGCGTGGCCTGTTTTGGGAAGACTATGCCGTGGATGGCGGGACATATAGAGAGAACTTGTACGGGACGGCCGGACAGAGTATCCCCCGACAAGATcacccagccagcaagtATCACTGGAAAGAGGGGGAACAGCCAGACCTTGTTAACCGAGAATAG
- a CDS encoding sodium/proline symporter (similar to Neosartorya fischeri NRRL 181 XP_001264003.1) yields the protein MTLLRRNGAGDSGSIVEPPLPQAAGYVIVIVIGFLIALIMMGTTRLLKKTAGEDNNTTEMFMTANRRVGTGLTASAVISSWLWSTAMLGSSLVGYNFGVAGPFWFAAGCSPMIVFFSLLGIACKLRVPEAHTLLEIVRIRYGTQGHIVWIVLCLINNIIAVANMLLGASAAISALTGMHIIAATFLLPVGVVLYTFVGGIKATFLTDYFHTFVITIIVCFFTVKVFLVPELGSPQDLFDVIATVGRDHPIDGNRDGSYLTMTSKGAILFGIIHILSNFGLVVMDTGFFAKAFSAAPHAVVPGYIVGGIAYFAIPWCFGTIMSFAALGLEDTERFPTFPRRLLPTEVSSGLVLPYAAVAIAGKGGAVAVVLITFMAVTSTISAQVISVSSIISFDIYRQYFNKAAKDGDAIRWSHIGVVGFGIFSAAFSTALHYGKVDLSWTLYMLGVLTCPGIVPTVFTILWKRQSKIAAVSSPLLGMATGIGVWLGSASALYGEISVETTGQTLPCVYGTVASAFSPALYSIVLTSIKPDNFDWAAFRNEKLAFNTTAPTSVSEESESDKIESSNKTHDEHVQSYATDKAKLKRWRTIASVWAIATFVGHWVLWPLPMYAANYVFSQTFFVAWIVVSIIWAWGTMLVAGFYPIVDGWGQLTQVYAALRQGHFRG from the exons ATGACACTGCTGAGAAGAAATGGCGCGGGTGATAGTGGTAGCATTGTCGAGCCGCCTCTGCCACAGGCAGCTGGATATGTGATTGTTATTGTGATCGGTTTCTTGATCGCCCTTATCATGATGGGCACAACTCGTTTATTGAAAAAAACCGCAGGAGAAGACAACAACACAACAGAAATGTTTATGACGGCGAATCGAAGAGTTGGCACCGGATTGACAGCGTCTGCTGTCATCTCGTCTTGGTTATGGAGCACCGCCATGCTTGGAAGTTCGCTTGTGGGCTACAATTTTGGCGTAGCTGGGCCATTCTGGTTTGCCGCAGG CTGCTCGCCAATGATTGTGTTCTTCTCCCTACTCGGCATAGCCTGCAAGCTGCGAGTACCAGAGGCTCACACATTGCTAGAAATCGTGAGAATCAGATATGGTACACAGGGACATATAGTTTGGATTGTACTTTGCCTAATTAACAACATCATTGCTGTGGCAAACATGCTGCTGGGTGCCAGCGCCGCCATTTCCGCCCT TACTGGCATGCATATTATTGCTGCGACGTTTCTATTACCCGTCGGAGTCGTTTTGTACACCTTTGTTGGAGGGATTAAAGCGACATTTTTGACTGACTACTTTCACACCTTCGTCATCACAATCATTGTCTGCTTCTTTACCGTCAAGGTTTTCCTTGTTCCTGAACTTGGCTCCCCCCAAGATCTGTTTGATGTGATAGCCACAGTGGGCCGAGACCATCCCATTGATGGGAATCGAGACGGGTCATATCTCACTATGACCAGCAAAGGG GCGATTCTTTTTGGCATAATTCACATATTGTCAAACTTTGGACTGGTTGTCATGGATACAGGCTTTTTCGCCAAAGCATTTAGCGCCGCACCACATGCCGTCGTGCCTGGTTACATCGTGGGAGGAATCGCATATTTTGCCATCCCATGGTGTTTCGGGACCATCATGAGCTTTGCAGCCTTGGGTTTGGAAGACACAGAACGATTTCCCACCTTTCCACGACGTTTGTTACCAACTGAAGTCTCAAGCGGTCTTGTTTTGCCGTATGCGGCGGTTGCCATTGCGGGCAAAGGGGGAGCAGTTGCAGTCGTGCTAATTACCTTCATGGCGGTTACGTCGACAATCAGTGCCCAGGTAATCTCAGtttcctccatcatcagcttcgaCATCTATCGACAGTACTTCAAcaaagctgccaaagacGGGGATGCCATCCGGTGGAGTCACATCGGTgtcgttggctttggcatTTTCTCGGCGGCATTCTCGACGGCGTTGCATTATGGTAAGGTGGATCTTAGCTGGACTCTCTACATGCTTGGTGTTTTGACATGCCCTGGGATCGTTCCAACCGTGTTCACGATTCTATGGAAGCGTCAATCCAAGATAGCTGCAGTGAGTTCACCGTTGTTAGGAATGGCGACTGGCATTGGTGTCTGGCTCGGCTCAGCGTCGGCATTGTATGGAGAGATAAGCGTCGAGACAACAGGCCAGACACTGCCCTGCGTGTATGGAACAGTGGCCTCTGCCTTTAGTCCAGCGTTGTACTCCATCGTTTTGACAAGCATAAAGCCCGATAATTTTGATTGGGCTGCATTTCGCAACGAGAAGCTGGCGTTTAATACAACAGCGCCTACAAGTGTTAGTGAGGAATCAGAATCGGACAAGATTgaaagcagcaacaagacGCATGACGAGCACGTCCAAAGCTATGCCACTGACAAGGCTAAGCTTAAGCGGTGGAGAACCATTGCATCAGTTTGGGCGATTGCAACCTTTGTTGGACATTGGGTTCTTTG GCCGTTGCCAATGTATGCTGCCAACTATGTTTTCAGCCAAACCTTCTTCGTGGCTTGGATAGTTGTTTCCATCATCTGGGCTTGGGGAACCATGCTGGTTGCTGGTTTCTACCCGATTGTCGACGGCTGGGGCCAGCTCACCCAGGTTTACGCTGCCCTTCGTCAGGGACATTTCAGGGGTTGA
- a CDS encoding decarboxylase (similar to Metarhizium robertsii ARSEF 23 XP_007825220.2) gives MSSLAAESWSWYGLTWLVVITRMASQILLRGSVKKLKLDDYLMIIAMMTDTVLIVAMNIISNTNSNLIDPNNPTSLSPEDIRQREFGSKMVLLAEQMQCVTIWLVKACLLLMYHRLTLSLKGNLAVKIVACYVAFGFVLMEILYLGVWCRPFNQYWAVPPNSTQCSAATNHLITNAVLNISSDIMIILIPMPVFLQSRLAMKKKLILIGVFALGGFTILSAILNKFYSFNEPFGSAWTFWYIRESSTAIIVANLPLTWTVFRRMFNLRSFNNSEYSSKNRSGHPNSTAARSQGQTHGRTQNRSYIKHDDANDNDLTGSQDDITKGYGISLKIYQRHDVQISSEPAERNDGRQSSNESLADGLTTTIKGGAPRSFLHDPETSSDKSYPAVKVNSSV, from the exons ATGTCGAGTCTCGCTGCGGAATCATGGAGCTGGTACGGGCTCACTTGGTTGGTGGTCATCACAAGAAT GGCATCACAAATCTTGCTGAGAGGCTCtgtgaagaagctcaagctggaCGATTACCTGATGATAATTGCCATG ATGACCGATACGGTGCTCATAGTTGCGATGAACATTATCTCAAATACGAATAGCAATCTAATCGATCCAAATAATCCGACATCGCTATCACCAGAAGACATCAGGCAACGAGAATTTGGGTCTAAGATGGTGCTCTTGGCAGAACAGATGCAGTGTGTAACCATTTGGTTGGTTAAAGCTTGTCTGTTGCTAATGTATCATCGTTTAAC CCTGAGTTTAAAGGGCAACTTGGCCGTCAAGATTGTGGCATGCTACGTCGCCTTCGGCTTCGTGTTGATGGAGATTTTGTATTtgggagtctggtgcagacCCTTCAATCAGTATTGGGCAGTTCCCCCGAATTCAA CGCAATGTTCCGCGGCTACGAATCATCTCATTACCAACGCGGTGCTGAACATCTCGTCGGACATAATGATCATCCTCATTCCCATGCCCGTCTTCTTACAGTCGCGCCTtgcgatgaagaagaaactGATATTGATTGGAGTTTTCGCCCTGGGTGGCTTCACG ATATTATCAGCGATCCTCAACAAGTTCTATAGCTTTAATGAGCCATTTGGATCGGCGTGGACATTTTGGTATATTAGGGAATCATCTACCGCCATTATTGTCGCCAACCTTCCATTAACATGGACTGTTTTCCGACGAATGTTCAACTTGCGATCCTTCAATAACAGCGAGTATTCTTCAAAGAACCGAAGCGGACATCCCAACTCCACTGCCGCACGATCCCAGGGCCAAACACATGGCCGTACCCAAAATCGCAGTTACATCAAACACGATGATGCCAACGACAACGACCTGACAGGTAGCCAGGACGACATCACGAAAGGGTACGGAATCTCACTCAAAATTTACCAGCGACACGACGTCCAGATTAGTTCGGAGCCGGCGGAGAGGAATGATGGACGACAGTCGTCGAATGAATCACTAGCGGACGGTCTGACAACAACCATTAAAGGTGGTGCTCCTCGATCTTTCTTGCATGATCCGGAGACTTCGTCGGACAAATCATATCCTGCTGTAAAAGTAAACTCTAGCGTATAA
- a CDS encoding cyclic nucleotide gated channel beta 1 (similar to Metarhizium acridum CQMa 102 XP_007812955.1), which translates to MSAMALPFSDNAVLAVSIGSSILYAINVRSEPSFSRMTFKTTATALLALFAFTQGEHWQLVPALALGAIGDAFLAWSGDAAFLRGLSSFLIAHLFYVSLFAGIGNGVDFLLNDKLRLGLAGGMLLLAPVMSLTLMPNVAKSLQIPITVYSAVILTMVLAVLTVDNNQVVIGAVLFAISDTVLATDEFLMPKDSGYRGLMQYVVWLFYYTGQLLIAAGLVDGWDWLNKVQ; encoded by the coding sequence ATGAGTGCAATGGCTCTACCATTCTCTGACAATGCAGTGTTGGCAGTGTCAATAGGCTCCTCCATTCTCTACGCAATCAATGTTAGATCCGAGCCGTCCTTCTCGCGCATGACATTCAAGACGACAGCCACGGCACTACTCGCGCTCTTTGCCTTCACACAAGGTGAACACTGGCAACTAGTTCCAGCTCTCGCACTTGGAGCAATAGGCGACGCCTTTCTTGCCTGGTCCGGCGATGCCGCATTTCTCCGGGGACTGTCCAGCTTTCTGATTGCGCATCTATTCTACGTCTCGCTCTTTGCGGGCATCGGCAATGGAgtcgacttcctcctcaacgaCAAGCTGCGCCTAGGTCTGGCCGGAGGAATGCTACTCCTAGCACCGGTGATGAGCCTCACGCTCATGCCAAATGTCGCCAAGTCACTGCAAATACCAATCACAGTTTACTCGGCTGTCATTTTGACCATGGTGCTGGCCGTTCTCACTGTGGACAACAACCAGGTGGTTATTGGGGCTGTGTTGTTTGCCATATCCGACACCGTCCTCGCAACAGACGAGTTTTTGATGCCCAAAGATTCTGGATATCGAGGGCTGATGCAGTATGTCGTGTGGTTGTTTTATTACACGGGGCAGCTTCTTATTGctgctgggcttgttgacGGTTGGGATTGGCTCAACAAAGTACAATAG
- a CDS encoding oligopeptide transporter (similar to Verticillium alfalfae VaMs.102 XP_003001376.1) gives MTSVAVTTGHQAHDTFLDGQVEKRTSVAAASDLKEEVDSENEEITDLFSSFPPLKGIEEEPNPLTARAVIVGIILGSLVNASNVYLGLKTGFTFSATMFGAIFGYGIIVLLTKALPGVPILGMKFGPQENSIIQAAATGAGGMAGVFVAGLPAMYRLKLLSDDPKSDFPRILTITIICAFFGLFAAVPLRKFFIINVARELNLVFPTPTATALTIRSMHAVGSGAQDAMKKIKALGYSFLGALVHIVVSQYADGILHNWHMFTWFYAWSGYSNWALNIENWGWYIQLTPAFFGSGILVGLNAALSWWLGTVAAWGLIGPLLVHYGICTGKVIGEGRWADLRSFNSLSGVDQPNYVPSPRYWMLWPGVMVLLVYSLIEFFLHIRVVWDGALYGFRSMAGSLHATLEKRGKSNAFLEKQAARLNEDNSLLEDFATPDQQVPTWIWSIGTIVMVVVSMLVCHFQFDMNPGLAILACILGLMFAFLSIYGGAVTDTAPLTASAKASQLVFGGITRGSHSIPDAQRINLIAGNIASGCADVSNSLVSDFRVGFLLRTPPKYQFYAQAMGAVVSVFLAPGIFVLFMAAYPCVWNDATSATAEAKCPFQAPSVVAWKAVAQAVTLPKIPIPLSCTIFSIVMGVVAGAQAVIKNFYLVGPREKYRDYLPNWMAIGVAWVLGVDSGYANAILFGSITAWWWKKYFPKNFEVYAFAIAAGLLAGEGLGGVVNAALTLGGVDGNVKGTSIALPGGW, from the exons ATGACTTCCGTCGCTGTTACGACCGGCCATCAGGCCCACGACACATTCTTGGATGGCCAAGTCGAAAAGAGAACCTCCGTCGCCGCGGCTTCTGACCTCAAGGAAGAGGTCGACAGTGAGAATGAGGAAATCACAGATCTCTTCTCAAGCTTCCCTCCGCTCAAGGGCATCGAGGAAGAACCCAACCCCCTCACAGCTCGAGCTGTGATAGTAGGCATTATTCTCGGATCCCTCGTTAATGCTTCCAATGTGTATCTCG GTCTTAAGACTGGTTTCACCTTCAGCGCGACCATGTTTGGCGCAATTTTCGGTTACGGTATCATCGTACTCCTCACAAAGGCCCTCCCGGGCGTTCCCATCCTAGGCATGAAGTTTGGCCCTCAGGAGAACTCCATCATCCAGGCTGCTGCTACGGGTGCCGGTGGTATGGCTGGTGTCTTTGTCGCCGGTCTTCCCGCCATGTACAGACTGAAGCTGCTCTCTGACGATCCCAAGAGCGACTTCCCTCGCATTCTGACCATTACTATTATCTGTGCCTTCTTCGGCCTGTTCGCTGCCGTTCCCCTGCGCAAgtttttcatcatcaatgttgccagGGAGCTGAATCTCGTCTTCCCCACGCCCACCGCTACGGCCCTGACCATTCGATCCATGCATGCCGTGGGCTCTGGCGCCCAGGATGCCATGAAGAAGATCAAGGCCCTCGGATATTCCTTCCTCGGTGCCCTGGTACATATTGTTGTCTCCCAGTACGCGGACGGCATCTTGCATAACTGGCACATGTTCACGTGGTTTTATGCCTGGAGTGGCTACTCGAACTGGGCTCTCAACATTGAGAACTGGGGATGGTACATCCAGCTGACCCCGGCCTTCTTTGGATCTGGTATTCTGGTCGGCCTCAACGCCGCGCTGTCGTGGTGGCTTGGTACTGTTGCTGCCTGGGGTCTAATTGGACCTCTTTTGGTTCACTATGGAATCTGCACTGGCAAGGTTATTGGCGAAGGCAGATGGGCCGACCTGAGATCCTTCAACTCCCTGAGCGGTGTTGATCAACCGAATTATGTCCCATCGCCACGCTACTGGATGCTGTGGCCTGGTGTCATGGTTTTGCTCGTCTACTCTCTGATTGAGTTCTTCCTCCACATCAGGGTCGTTTGGGATGGCGCCTTGTATGGCTTCCGGTCCATGGCTGGATCTCTCCATGCTACGCTCGAGAAAAGGGGCAAAAGCAACGCGTTCCTGGAGAAGCAGGCTGCTAGATTGAACGAAGACAACAGCTTGCTGGAGGACTTTGCTACTCCGGATCAACAAGTCCCGACCTGGATCTGGTCCATCGGAACCATCGTCATGGTTGTTGTGTCCATGCTTGTCTGTCACTTCCAGTTCGACATGAACCCCGGCCTGGCTATTCTAGCCTGCATTCTGGGTCTCATGTTTGCCTTTTTGAGTATTTACGGAGGTGCAGTCACGGACACAGCACCTCTGACTGCCTCGGCCAAGGCCTCGCAGCTCGTGTTTGGCGGCATCACCAGGGGCAGCCATTCGATTCCGGACGCTCAGCGAATCAATCTCATTGCCGGTAACATTGCTTCGGGATGTGCCGATGTGTCCAACAGCTTGGTCAGCGATTTCCGTGTCGGCTTCCTGCTCCGAACTCCCCCCAAGTACCAGTTTTACGCCCAAGCCATGGGTGCCGTCGTCTCCGTGTTCCTGGCTCCCGGCATCTTCGTGCTGTTCATGGCTGCGTATCCTTGCGTGTGGAACGATGCGACCAGCGCTACCGCCGAGGCGAAATGCCCCTTCCAGGCGCCGTCCGTCGTTGCTTGGAAAGCGGTTGCTCAAGCTGTCACCCTGCCCAAGATCCCTATCCCCCTCTCTTgcaccatcttctccattgTCATGGGCGTTGTTGCCGGAGCGCAGGCCGTTATCAAGAACTTCTACCTTGTTGGTCCGCGCGAGAAGTATCGCGACTATCTTCCCAACTGGATGGCTATTGGTGTTGCTTGGGTCCTTGGCGTTGATAGTGGCTACGCCAATGCCATTCTGTTTGGCAGTATTACTGcgtggtggtggaagaagtATTTCCCCAAGAACTTTGAGGTATACGCCTTTGCTATTGCTGCTGGACTGCTTGCCGGCGAGGGTCTCGGTGGAGTGGTGAATGCTGCCCTGACGTTGGGAGGTGTGGATGGTAATGTCAAAGGAACGAGTATTGCATTGCCAGGAGGATGGTAA
- a CDS encoding L-xylulose reductase (similar to Metarhizium acridum CQMa 102 XP_007812957.1): MPVSVPKSDRLTDLFSLKGKVVVVTGASGPRGMGIEAARGCAEMGADVAITYSSRKEGAEKNVEELTKDYGVKVKAYKLNVTNYNDVESCINQIISDFGKIDGFVANAGATADAGVIEGSSAAWDKVIQIDLNGTAYCAKAVGTHFKKQGHGSFVITASMSGHIANFPQEQTSYNVAKAGCIHMARSLANEWRDFARVNSISPGYIDTGLSDFIDPKTQELWRSMIPLGRNGLAKELKGAYVYLISDASTYTTGADLVIDGGYTCR, encoded by the exons ATGCCTGTCTCAGTCCCCAAGTCCGATCGTCTTACCGACCTCTTTAGcctcaagggcaaggttgttgttgtgacCGGCGCCTCCGGCCCTCGCGGTATGGGCATTGAGGCTGCTCGTGGATGTGCTGAGATGGGCGCCGATGTTGCCATTACCTACTCTTCGCGAAAGGAGGGTGCTGAGAAGAATGTCGAGGAACTTACCAAGGATTATGgcgtcaaggtcaaggcttACAAGCTCAATGTGACCAACTACAACGACGTTGAGAGCTGTATCAACCAGATCATTAgtgactttggcaagattgaCGGCTTCGTTGCCAA CGCCGGTGCTACTGCCGACGCTGGTGTCATTGAGGGATCCTCCGCCGCCTGGGACAAGGTCATCCAGATTGACTTGAACGGCACCGCCTACTGCGCCAAAGCCGTCGGCACTCACTTCAAGAAGCAAGGCCACGGCTCCTTCGTCATCACGGCCTCCATGTCCGGCCACATCGCCAACTTCCCCCAAGAGCAGACGTCCTACAATGTCGCCAAAGCAGGCTGCATTCACATGGCTCGCTCCTTGGCCAACGAGTGGCGTGACTTTGCTCGTGTCAACTCAATTTCTCCCGGCTACATCGACACTGGCCTCTCCGACTTCATCGACCCCAAGACCCAGGAACTTTGGCGTTCCATGATTCCCCTTGGCCGCAATGGGCTGGCAAAGGAACTCAAGGGAGCTTATGTGTACCTGATTTCCGATGCTAGCACGTACACGACCGGAGCTGATCTTGTCATTGATGGTGGATACACCTGCCGATAA
- a CDS encoding DSBA-like thioredoxin domain-containing protein (similar to Colletotrichum graminicola M1.001 XP_008099833.1), whose translation MTVITIDVVSDFICAWCFIGKRQLDQAVRLYQKTYPGGRNDEFRITWRPFYLGYSDSATSIHKLELADTKLAHMTPEQREMLGRRMERIGSSVGINFKWGGKVGRTYDAHKLVYMSRSMSTDAQNELVEKLFRAYHENEQDISCKDHLRTFAASVGLAEDQVNECFESPTIEESLKEEAELYRAQTEGCGVPTFLIQGEYKLSGAQDVQDFMDLFVQVKENHA comes from the exons ATGACTGTAATCACCATTGATGTTGTGTCCGATTTCATCTGCGCC TGGTGCTTCATTGGCAAACGACAGCTTGACCAAGCTGTTCGCCTATATCAGAAGACCTACCCTGGGGGACGAAATGACGAGTTCAGAATAACATGGAGACCATTTTATCTTGGCTACAGTGACTCTGCTACCAGCATTCATAAACTTGAACTCGCAGATACAAAGCTGGCTCACATGACGCCCGAGCAGCGTGAGATGTTGGGCCGCCGAATGGAAAGAATAGGTTCCTCTGTGGGCATAAACTTCAAGTGGGGAGGCAAAGTGGGAAGAACATATGACGCCCATAAACTGGTATACATGAGTCGGTCCATGTCTACTGACGCGCAGaatgagcttgttgagaagtTATTCCGAGCGTATCACGAGAACGAACAGGACATTTCGTGCAAAGATCACCTCCGTACCTTTGCAGCTAGCGTTGGACTGGCCGAGGATCAAGTGAATGAGTGTTTTGAGAGCCCAACCATAGAAGAGTCGCTAAAAGAAGAGGCGGAGCTATATCGTGCTCAAACAGAAGGTTGTGGTGTTCCTACATTTCTCATTCAAGGCGAGTACAAGCTTAGCGGAGCACAAGATGTCCAAGACTTTATGGATCTATTTGTGCAGGTAAAAGAGAATCATGCTTAA
- a CDS encoding gluconate 5-dehydrogenase (similar to Aspergillus oryzae RIB40 XP_001823814.1), with product MSKSGSPTLNLSGKVAIVTGASRGIGRGIALELARRGAKIAATYVSSASATAVDELCDEISKLENGSVCVGIKDDLRDVQSFADIVQHTRAAFGESIDILINNAGAEVVKGLQDITDEDFDFVYHLNVRAPMLLLGQVLPHLRAPGRIISLGSVGARQGFKNLSLYCSSKAALEGMTRCWAAELGAKNHTANVVNPGPVQSDMLDKIPKDLVEMQKVLTPLENRLGTFDDIAQIVAWLASEESRWVTGQSISASGGYDMY from the exons ATGTCTAAATCAGGCTCACCCACTCTCAACTTGTCAGGCAAGGTGGCTATCGTGACGGGCGCATCACGCGGCATCGGTAGAGGTATTGCACTTGAGCTGGCCCGAAGAGGAGCCAAG ATTGCCGCCACATATGTCTCCTCTGCCAGTGCCACAGCGGTAGACGAGCTATGTGATGAGATTTCCAAGCTTGAAAACGGATCTGTCTGCGTGGGGATAAAAGATGATTTGAGAGACGTGCAGAGCTTCGCAGACATTGTGCAACATACTAGAGCAGCTTTTGGAGAAAGTATCGATATCCTCATCAATAATGCTGGCGCCGAGGTTGTAAAGGGCCTACAAGATATTACAGATGAAGACTTCGACTTTGTGTACCATTTAAATGTTCGGGCACCaatgcttcttctcggcCAGGTCCTACCACACCTGAGAGCACCAGGACGAATCATCAGTCTCGGATCGGTTGGTGCACGGCAGGGCTTCAAAAACCTGTCTCTGTATTGTTCGTCCAAGGCTGCGCTTGAAGGCATGACCAGATGTTGGGCCGCGGAGCTCGGTGCTAAGAATCACACGGCAAACGTCGTCAATCCGGGACCCGTGCAGAGCGACATGCTGGATAAAATCCCCAAGGATCTCGTTGAGATGCAAAAGGTTCTGACGCCGCTTGAGAATCGCTTGGGTACATTTGACGACATTGCGCAGATTGTTGCTTGGTTGGCAAGTGAGGAGAGTCGCTGGGTGACTGGGCAGTCTATCAGTGCGAGTGGCGGGTATGATATGTATTGA